The Natronolimnobius baerhuensis DNA segment TTGCTCATTTTGACCGTGTTGAGACGTTTGCGCGCCTCGTCGGTCAGGTGCTGGCGCAGAACGGCATTTTTCTGGGCTTCGGCCTGCTGCTGGGCAGCCTCCTGTGCCTCGCCGCTTTGGCCCTCGGTGCGGTCCTGCAGTTCCTCCATCTTCTGCTCGCGAAGTTCCTCGAGTCGCTCGTCGTCTTGGCGTTCACTCATGGGTATCACTTCTGGTGCAGTAAGGAAAATGATTACGGACGATGCCCGTTACGGGGAAGGGCAGTCGCTCCTGGTGAGATAAACAGAGAGCTGCGCGTAAGGCTTACGCGTAGCGCTCGAGTTCCGGACGGTCGAGATCCTCGAGAACAGAGCCGGCAGTGTCATCAAGCAGACTGCGGCCGTCAGCGGTAATGCGTCGGCCTTCACCCTCGGCGGTTTCGACGAGGTCTTCTTCTTCGAGTTGCTGGAGGATCGTTCGGATCAGGTTGCGCGAGCCGTCGACACGTTTGTCGGGGGCGACGCGGTAGCGGTTCGAACCCGGCTTGCCGCCGCCGTACTCGGTTGCGAGTCGTTTGACACCGACAGGGCCGCGGTCGGCGACCTTGCGCAGAAGACTTGCCGCACGAACTGCCCAGAAGTCTTCCTGTTCTGGTGGCAGTTCGCGGTCGACGCCAGCCTTTGCAAACTGCGCCCAGTCGGGTTCATCGAGTCGTTCCTCGAGGTCCTCGGCGAGCGCTTCGATAAGCGCATCCGCCGGAACGTCGTACATCGTAGCCATTGGGGTTTGGTTTCCGTCGGCCGCATTTAAGGCCATCGTATCGCCTGCGTCAGCGACGGCCGTCCCGGACCGCTTTTCGTCCTCGAGTCAGAACGTGGCGTATGGACGAACGCGGGGCACTGGCGCTGCTTGCGGACGAACTCGAGCCTGTTGGTGACGATGCAGCCGTGGTCGACAATCTCGTGATAACGACGGATATGCTCCACGAGCGGACGGATTTTCCACCTGGAACGACTCGCTACACCGCGGGCTGGCGGGCTGTCGGCGCGTCGCTGTCGGACGTAGCTGCAATGGGAGCCGACGCGCAGGCGGCGGTTGCAGCCTACGCCGTCCCCGAATTCGACCGCGAGGAACTGCTTGCGTTCGTGCGCGGTGCAAGCGACGTCTGCGAGGCTGTCGGCGCGGAGTACGTCGGCGGCGACCTCGACGGCCACGAGGAGTTTACCGTCTCGACGACGGCTATCGGCCGGACGGACAACCCGGTCCCGCGCAGCGGCGCGAGCGCCGGCGAAATTGTCTGCGTGACGGGTACGCTCGGGCGAAGTGCCGCCGGCCTCGAGTTATTCGAGCGCGCGAGCGACGAAGCCGACGAACAGGCAGCGGCCCGACTCCGCGAGCGCGCGAACGACCTTTTTCGATTCGAGCCACGAGTCGACGCCGGGCGCACGCTTGCGACCGAGGCGACCGCAATGATGGACTCGAGCGATGGCCTCGCCCGCTCGCTCCACCAGCTTTCGGAGGCCAGCAACTGCGGGTTCGAGATCGACTCGGCGACGGTGCCGGTCGACGACGCCCTCGTCGAACTCGCCGCGGACGACGCCGACGCCCTCGAGCGCGCGACGACCTTCGGCGAGGACTTCGAACTGGTCGCGACGCTTCCTGAAGACGCACTCGAGGAAGTACAGGCGGCAGTCGACGTCCCTGTGACGCCACTCGGCTCAGTGACGGCCGCCGAATCGGGCGTGAAAATGGACGGAAACGCACTCGAGGATCGCGGCTTTACGCACTGATCGAGAAACGCGTTACTGAATAATCTCGATTGGGACTGGCATAAAGCAGAGCACGCCGAGGACGAAGGTTACGAGTCCGAGGAGGAATCGGCCAGCGCCGAGTCGCTCATCTTGAACGGGCTGTGCCGGGCCGACAGAGGCGAGGACGGCGGTGAAGATGCCCCAGAGACCCCAGATGAACACTGAGTCTACGCTGTGGCCACCAACGTAGTAGAGGTACGCACCCAGACCGAAGAGCGCGCCCGGGACAAGGGCGGCGATCAGTTGCTGAGAGCGGCCAGCCATCGCTCGCAAAATGTGTCCACCGTCGAGCTGACCGACCGGGATCAGATTCAAGAATGTGATGAACATCCCAACCCAGCCGCCGATAACGACCGGGTTCACCGCCATCGTGGGATCGTCGCGATACAACGGCTGGTCGAACGCCGCTGCAAGCCCCTCGAGCAACGGTGGATAACCGAGTTGAATCTGTATCGCACCGGGGTCCTGGATGACCGAGTCAGGTGCGGTCACTGGCGGCAGATGAAGGCCGACGATTGTCACTCCAACCGTCGCGATGAGGCCCGCGAGTGGCCCAGCGACACCGATATCGAACAGCGCCTTTCGGCTTGGCATTCGACCGTTCATTTTGATGACCGCGCCCATCGTCCCGATCAGCGTCGGCACCGGGATGAAATAAGGCAATGAGGCGTCGACGTCGTGATAACGACTCAGCACGTAGTGACCCATCTCGTGAACCCCGAGAACGCCCAAAATGGCGACCGTAAACGGCCACGCACGCCACATTTCTTCGGGATTCGCAATCGGGTCGATATGGTACCACATCGAGCCAGCAAACAGCGTCGAGAGGACTGTCAGCCCAAACAACAGGAGATTCGTCCATGGAATCCCGTCGATCCCAACGTTCGTCGGTTCCGCGACGAGGACGAACGACCCCTCGCGCGTCGTCAACTCGAGATCGTACCCTTCTTTGTGAAACACCGGCCAGAGCTCGCGGATGGCCTGTTCCGGTTGTTGTAACGGCTCGCCGTAGTAACAGAGTCGCTCATCCTCGATTCGCGTCTCGTAGACGGCAAACACCGACTCGATGCGCTCGAGTGGCGGCCCGACCTCGAGGTCTCGAGTGCCGGGACGCGGTGGTGCGAATTCGGACGGCTCGCCGTCATCCATTACCCGTGGTTCACTATTGGGACGTATAAATCGCCTGTGGTCAGTTCCACAGACGAAGACAGCAAGAGGGGACCGTGATCGATGGCGCGATCACGAACAGGGCGGGTGTGCCGGATGGCGTCTGTAACGCGTCGGCACGGTGTGCGTGTGTGTCTGCGATGGCGCAGTGTCGTGTGTTGTGCAGTGTGTGAGTGCACAACGGTTGGTGTGTGTCGTGTGTGCGTGTGACCGTCAGCGGGGGTCAGGGGGTCAATTTAGGGAGTGGTTTGTGCGGGGGAGCGAACAACCACGAACTGTTAGGCTGGCTCAACACGCCAGGTGGTTGCGCTCGTGTACGACCACTTCTCGATCTCGAGTTCGGTGGCCGACTCGGAGAGTTTGACCATGAGCGCACCGATTTCTTTCGGGGACATACCGACTTCGTCCGCGATGAACTTGCCTTTGAAGTACAGTTCGCCTTCTTCAGCGCGGTCGCGAAGGTACTGTTTGAGGCGGCGTTCCTTGGTTTCCGTGGAGGGTTGTGCTGTGGTGCTCATCGACATCTCCTGCTTGTCGGGACAATATGTTATAAAGGAAGGTTACTTCGGGAAATTTCGATTGCCTTCAGAAATCCAGCCGGTAATAGACGTTTTATCTTCAGTTACAATTCATTTTATAACGGCTTCAGATTGCTCGAGAATTTTTAAAGCCGGTTCTAACGTATTATCTCCGGTCAGTCACTCTCGAGGGATAATGTATCGTGAAATAGAGACGTTCATTCATTGCTTGAAACCTGTGGCTAAATATTTTCTGCTATGGCCGGTCATGAACCCAGAACTCATCGTCAACCGTCACCTCTTTTTTGAACAGCGGCACCTCGTCTTTGAGCCGATTGATGCCGTCTTCGACCGCCCGAAACGCCTCCTCGCGGTGGCCAGCGAGCACGACGACGAAAACGATGTCCTCGCCGTCTTTGATGACGCCCGTTCGATGCGCGAGTTCAACCTCGAGGACGCCCTCGCGGGCCTCGAGTTCGGTTTCAATCGTCTGCATGCGCTCGTCGGCGACGCCGTCGTACTTCTCGAACTCGAGGTACTCCGTGCGCGCGTCGTCGTCGCTGTCTTTCGCCCGGACGCGGCCGGTGAAAGTCGCAATTGCGCCCGAGCGCGCCGCTCGCGGGGAGCGTTTAACGCGGGCAACGAGTGACTCGAGCGTGTGATAGGGATCGGTGGCCTCGAGGGCAGCGACGAGGTCGTCGTCAACGTCGACAGGCCCGTCGACGCGGGCGAGTACTGCCCCGTCTGCGTCGGCGGTTTCCGCGGCGTCACCGACGAGAATCGACGGATAGCGCAGATTCGAGAGTCCGACGACGAGTGCGTACTCACAGTCCGGTGCTAGATTATCGAGGGCGTCCTGTACCGAAAGGCCGGTCCCGGTCGCTGTCCAGTCCCCATCAGCGCCGAGGTCGTACGTAACGTCGCCGCCGATGGGACCGGCCTCGTGGACCGCTGTGCCATCGGCAATCGTCGCATCGTATC contains these protein-coding regions:
- a CDS encoding DNA-binding protein → MSERQDDERLEELREQKMEELQDRTEGQSGEAQEAAQQQAEAQKNAVLRQHLTDEARKRLNTVKMSKPQFGEQVERQVVTLARSGRLQGKIDDEKMKQLLQELKPDSKSFDIQRR
- a CDS encoding 30S ribosomal protein S19e, with translation MATMYDVPADALIEALAEDLEERLDEPDWAQFAKAGVDRELPPEQEDFWAVRAASLLRKVADRGPVGVKRLATEYGGGKPGSNRYRVAPDKRVDGSRNLIRTILQQLEEEDLVETAEGEGRRITADGRSLLDDTAGSVLEDLDRPELERYA
- the thiL gene encoding thiamine-phosphate kinase encodes the protein MDERGALALLADELEPVGDDAAVVDNLVITTDMLHERTDFPPGTTRYTAGWRAVGASLSDVAAMGADAQAAVAAYAVPEFDREELLAFVRGASDVCEAVGAEYVGGDLDGHEEFTVSTTAIGRTDNPVPRSGASAGEIVCVTGTLGRSAAGLELFERASDEADEQAAARLRERANDLFRFEPRVDAGRTLATEATAMMDSSDGLARSLHQLSEASNCGFEIDSATVPVDDALVELAADDADALERATTFGEDFELVATLPEDALEEVQAAVDVPVTPLGSVTAAESGVKMDGNALEDRGFTH
- a CDS encoding site-2 protease family protein; its protein translation is MDDGEPSEFAPPRPGTRDLEVGPPLERIESVFAVYETRIEDERLCYYGEPLQQPEQAIRELWPVFHKEGYDLELTTREGSFVLVAEPTNVGIDGIPWTNLLLFGLTVLSTLFAGSMWYHIDPIANPEEMWRAWPFTVAILGVLGVHEMGHYVLSRYHDVDASLPYFIPVPTLIGTMGAVIKMNGRMPSRKALFDIGVAGPLAGLIATVGVTIVGLHLPPVTAPDSVIQDPGAIQIQLGYPPLLEGLAAAFDQPLYRDDPTMAVNPVVIGGWVGMFITFLNLIPVGQLDGGHILRAMAGRSQQLIAALVPGALFGLGAYLYYVGGHSVDSVFIWGLWGIFTAVLASVGPAQPVQDERLGAGRFLLGLVTFVLGVLCFMPVPIEIIQ
- a CDS encoding DUF7123 family protein is translated as MSMSTTAQPSTETKERRLKQYLRDRAEEGELYFKGKFIADEVGMSPKEIGALMVKLSESATELEIEKWSYTSATTWRVEPA
- a CDS encoding molybdopterin synthase, which translates into the protein MHVLGICSRGAREDTLEQVVDRVVDVLAQSGRVGVIRYDATIADGTAVHEAGPIGGDVTYDLGADGDWTATGTGLSVQDALDNLAPDCEYALVVGLSNLRYPSILVGDAAETADADGAVLARVDGPVDVDDDLVAALEATDPYHTLESLVARVKRSPRAARSGAIATFTGRVRAKDSDDDARTEYLEFEKYDGVADERMQTIETELEAREGVLEVELAHRTGVIKDGEDIVFVVVLAGHREEAFRAVEDGINRLKDEVPLFKKEVTVDDEFWVHDRP